The following are encoded together in the Drosophila sechellia strain sech25 chromosome 3R, ASM438219v1, whole genome shotgun sequence genome:
- the LOC6607363 gene encoding uncharacterized protein LOC6607363 — translation MTIQGLKCDLSPTVTTCLQLKDCVRPDCCPIRDPIPYDAECFVRDIGQELDKLTHRHERMFVKRRRLMEMAIPRRRTCRFVPKCACSFPKSIEMVRPCDAQNHTRTEQLALPTVRRLLHRRRTAILAGDSIGESILNRWLRYSYLSLYSRLTNIQPLVKPKKKKKKTEKQLAKHEKYIEKLAKPKQAPKVPKPDRGAGEFDPVRLKQLASPKAYLEEIKPKWELTSQMKDYKATKRIKQISQPVVRDNVHINENPEKVSPNALRYKPSARIKEMSEPLTTRDANQGLADVKENPFGIAPNALKYKASTRIKELAEPKEFENTHIRENPFAISPAALKAKASPRLIELAKPKGG, via the exons ATGACCATCCAAGGACTGAAGTGTGACCTCAGCCCGACGGTGACCACCTGTCTGCAGCTGAAGGACTGCGTCCGTCCGGACTGCTGTCCCATCCGGGATCCCATTCCCTACGATGCCGAGTGCTTCGTGCGGGACATTGGCCAGGAGCTGGACAAACTGACGCATCGCCACGAGCGCATGTTCGTCAAGCGCCGGCGACTGATGGAAATGGCCATACCCAGGCGACGCACCTGCCGCTTTGTGCCCAAGTGCGCCTGCTCCTTTCCCAAGTCCATCGAGATGGTGCGACCATGTGACGCCCAGAATCACACGCGCACCGAGCAACTGGCTCTGCCCACCGTCCGTCGATTGCTTCACCGGCGGCGGACGGCCATCCTGGCGGGCGACTCCATTGGGGAGTCCATACTGAACAGGTGGCTTCGCTACAGCTATCTATCGCTGTACAGTCGTCTCACGAATATCCAGCCCTTGGTTAAGCC gaagaagaagaagaagaagacggAGAAGCAGCTGGCCAAGCACGAGAAGTACATCGAAAAGTTGGCGAAACCAAAACAAGCACCAAAGGTTCCAAAGCCG GATCGCGGAGCGGGCGAGTTCGACCCCGTGCGTCTCAAGCAGCTGGCCAGTCCCAAGGCCTATTTGGAGGAGATCAAGCCCAAGTGGGAGCTGACCTCCCAGATGAAGGACTACAAGGCGACCAAGCGGATCAAGCAAATATCGCAGCCTGTCGTGCGGGATAACGTCCACATCAACGAGAATCCGGAGAAGGTTTCGCCCAATGCCCTTCGCTACAAGC CGAGTGCCCGCATCAAGGAGATGTCCGAGCCACTGACCACGCGCGATGCCAACCAGGGACTGGCGGACGTCAAGGAGAATCCCTTCGGGATCGCGCCAAACGCGCTCAAATACAAGGCGAGCACGCGGATCAAGGAGCTGGCGGAGCCCAAGGAGTTCGAGAACACGCACATCCGGGAGAATCCGTTTGCCATATCGCCGGCGGCTCTGAAGGCCAAAGCCTCGCCACGCCTCATCGAGCTGGCCAAGCCAAAGGGTGGATAA
- the LOC6607364 gene encoding isocitrate dehydrogenase [NAD] subunit beta, mitochondrial, with amino-acid sequence MSMLARTVGRTFMQAAAARSLHTTSTVRATDNYGANRTTCTLIPGDGVGPELVYSLQEVFKAASVPVDFECYFLSEINPVLSAKLEDVVASIQKNKVCIKGVLATPDYSNVGDLQTLNMKLRNDLDLYANVVHVRSLPGVKTRHTNIDTVIIREQTEGEYSALEHESVPGIVECLKIITAKKSMRIAKFAFDYATKNQRKKVTAVHKANIMKLGDGLFLRSCEEVSRLYPRIQFEKMIVDNTTMQMVSNPNQFDVMVTPNLYGAIVDNLASGLVGGAGVVAGASYSSESVVFEPGARHTFAEAVGKNVANPTAMLLCGVKLLRHINLPTYGEIIQNAINKVLNDGKVRTKDLGGQSTTQDFTRAIILNMS; translated from the exons atgtcgatgttggCGAGAACAGTTGGACGCACGTTCATGCAG GCTGCGGCAGCACGTAGTCTGCACACGACGTCGACGGTTCGGGCTACG GATAACTACGGCGCCAACAGGACCACCTGCACACTGATTCCCGGCGACGGTGTGGGTCCCGAGCTGGTCTACTCCCTCCAGGAGGTCTTCAAG GCAGCCAGCGTTCCCGTGGACTTCGAGTGCTACTTCCTTTCCGAAATCAATCCAGTGCTCAGTGCCAAACTGGAGGATGTTGTGGCCTCCATTCAGAAAAACAAAGTGTGCATTAAG GGCGTTTTGGCCACACCCGACTACAGCAATGTGGGTGACCTGCAGACCCTCAACATGAAGCTCCGCAACGACCTGGACCTGTACGCCAATGTGGTGCATGTGCGCAGCTTGCCCGGTGTCAAGACCCGCCACACCAACATCGACACTGTGATTATTCGCGAGCAGACGGAGGGTGAGTACTCGGCGTTGGAGCACGAGTCGGTACCCGGCATTGTGGAGTGCCTGAAGATTATCACCGCCAAGAAGTCCATGCGCATCGCCAAGTTCGCCTTCGACTATGCCACGAAGAACCAGCGCAAGAAGGTCACCGCCGTGCACAAGGCGAACATCATGAAGCTGGGTGACGGCCTCTTCCTACGCTCCTGCGAAGAGGTTTCCCGGCTCTATCCTCGCATCCAGTTTGAGAAGATGATCGTGGACAACACGACCATGCAGATGGTTTCCAACCCCAACCAGTTCGACGTGATGGTCACCCCCAACCTCTATGGTGCCATTGTGGACAATCTGGCCAGTGGTCTCGTGGGCGGTGCTGGTGTCGTTGCTGGTGCCTCCTACTCCTCGGAATCCGTCGTCTTTGAGCCG GGTGCACGTCACACCTTCGCCGAGGCTGTGGGCAAGAACGTGGCTAATCCCACTGCCATGCTGCTCTGCGGCGTGAAGCTGTTGCGCCACATCAACCTGCCCACCTACGGCGAGATCATCCAGAATGCCATCAACAAGGTGCTGAACGATGGCAAGGTGCGTACCAAGGATCTGGGCGGACAATCGACCACGCAGGACTTTACCCGCGCCATCATCCTGAACATGTCCTAG
- the LOC6607365 gene encoding MICOS complex subunit Mic60 isoform X2, giving the protein MLPTRFPSKHKPKLSDQIRVARASEAKRTTSSTQDTCACACECGGWKRKQQHWPAIHPPALTQSSQLRTYWAIFNSRRRDLKFTVAEGAGARAEQDPSKINTMYRLAVRDQCKCALQRTLQQTTANNRQFGGSSSGSGSREQGRRQGEQQGQQGDQGYQGYQSLPPPPHMREAGFGKVVLFVSPLAAVGGVITYAKYDDDFRKLVEKNVPGAGSVIKVALQEEPPFKGITKNVNDQIDKVKSGIETVTSTVDSVTSKVTGLFGGGSGDDKSKKSKVEPLKANPAEETKPSKPSEVSQTQAKPVSKSEKPAAAAPTPAAKPKDNPLPRDVVELEKAIELSAQLAVKEYNVAIGVLKGFNDDVRKVVDKAVENGENSLWTTLKNRASARDTAVATAERAAREAQEKIVACEIALSAAATAQNAKKVEAVRDKIKKLVDHIGNVKDELYRHKDTASVSDKYWRNVEKARNYFIDEIESIFPGLSLADKKLNLSKEDLDLFILHAYTHVLAYQKELQRLQTDGELRLKRAIDSVRGDNDSEALRAQLEYHLEAERRKLAVENQKKIFHIHAESDKLLRLQLKKQAEAHADHIKDIVAQRETDLTRSFKRELEDKLATEKANYKLQLAAMLGKLRGMDAALAERADAERTANQAQALWAACQALWASVRAATPGVHYKDRLRPLKNEINAIAKVAKGDDLVAAVLESVPKEAQERGVYPEDALRERFLNVERVARRLALVPEEGAGLPIYFLSYLQSLFILRPDNPISKDELENKPFDYSKLDTYDILNRARYHVDRSDFLQALKYMNLLQGASRKIAGEWMKEARLMLETQQAANTLMAHAAASGLLYL; this is encoded by the exons ATGTTGCCGACACGTTTCCCATCAAAACACAAACCAAAATTGAGTGATCAAATTCGAGTGGCGCGGGCAAGCGAAGCGAAAAGGACGACGAGCAGCACGCAGGAcacgtgtgcgtgtgcgtgtgagtgtgGGGGATGGAAGAGGAAGCAGCAGCACTGGCCAGCCATTCACCCACCAGCGCTGACGCAGTCGAGCCAGCTTCGAACGTATTGGGCAATATTTAATTCACGCCGCCGGGACTTGAAATTTACGGTAGCcgaaggagcaggagcacgAGCAGAGCAGGATCCCAGCAAAATCAACACCATGTATCGGTTAGCGGTGCGAGATCAGTGCAAGTGCGCCCTGCAG CGTACGCTGCAGCAGACGACCGCAAACAACAGGCAATTTGGCGGAAGCAGCAGCGGAAGTGGCAGCCGGGAGCAGGGCAGGCGGCAGGGGGAACAGCAAGGACAGCAAGGCGATCAAGGATATCAAGGATACCAGAGCCTGCCTCCGCCACCGCATATGCGCGAAGCTGGCTTCGGCAAAGTGGTCCTATTCGTCTCACCTCTGGCAGCTGTCGGCGGAGTCATCACCTACGCCAA ATACGACGACGACTTCCGCAAGCTGGTGGAGAAGAATGTGCCCGGCGCAGGATCCGTCATCAAGGTGGCTCTGCAGGAGGAACCGCCATTCAAGGGCATCACCAAGAACGTCAACGATCAGATCGATAAGGTCAAGTCTGGCATCGAGACAGTGACGTCCACCGTAGACTCCGTTACCTCTAAGGTGACGGGCCTGTttggcggcggcagcggcgatGACAAGTCCAAGAAGTCCAAAGTGGAGCCCTTGAAGGCCAATCCAGCTGAGGAAACGAAACCCTCAAAGCCTAGCGAAGTCAGCCAGACTCAAGCGAAGCCAGTGTCGAAATCCGagaagccagcagcagcagcgcctaCGCCCGCCGCCAAGCCTAAGGATAATCCACTGCCCCGCGATGTTGTTGAGCTGGAGAAAGCCATCGAGCTGTCTGCTCAATTGGCCGTCAAGGAGTACAACGTCGCTATTGGCGTTTTGAAGGG GTTTAATGACGATGTCCGTAAGGTTGTAGACAAGGCCGTAGAGAATGGAGAGAACTCTCTTTGGACCACGCTAAAAAATCGCGCAAGTGCACGTGATACGGCAGTGGCTACGGCAGAGCGAGCAGCCCGTGAGGCTCAGGAGAAGATTG TCGCCTGCGAGATCGCCCTGAGTGCTGCGGCAACGGCCCAAAACGCAAAAAAAGTTGAGGCGGTGCGCGACAAGATCAAGAAGCTGGTGGACCACATTGGCAACGTCAAGGACGAGCTCTACCGGCACAAGGACACGGCCAGCGTGTCAGACAAGTACTGGCGCAATGTGGAGAAGGCGCGAAACTACTTCATTGACGAGATCGAGTCTATCTTCCCCGGCCTCAGTTTGGCGGATAAGAAACTTAATCTGTCAAAGGAGGACCTGGACTTGTTCATCCTGCACGCCTACACCCATGTCCTGGCCTACCAGAAGGAGCTGCAGCGCTTGCAAACCGATGGTGAGCTGCGCCTGAAGAGAGCTATTGACTCGGTTCGCGGCGACAACGATTCGGAGGCTTTGCGCGCCCAACTGGAATACCATTTGGAGGCCGAGCGGCGCAAGCTGGCCGTGGAAAATCAGAAGAAAATCTTCCACATCCACGCCGAGTCTGATAAGCTGTTGCGCCTGCAGCTTAAAAAACAAGCAGAGGCTCACGCCGATCACATAAAGGACATCGTGGCGCAGCGGGAGACCGATCTGACGCGAAGCTTTAAGCGTGAGCTTGAGGATAAGCTGGCGACTGAAAAGGCCAACTATAAGTTACAATTGGCCGCGATGCTCGGCAAGCTTCGCGGAATGGACGCGGCTCTGGCAG AGCGTGCGGATGCAGAGCGTACTGCCAATCAGGCGCAGGCCCTTTGGGCCGCCTGCCAAGCTCTGTGGGCCTCCGTGCGCGCTGCCACTCCTGGCGTGCACTACAAGGACAGGTTGCGCCCGTTAAAGAACGAGATCAATGCCATTGCCAAGGTGGCTA AGGGTGACGACCTGGTGGCAGCTGTGCTGGAGAGTGTCCCGAAGGAGGCGCAGGAACGCGGTGTCTATCCAGAAGATGCGTTGCGCGAGCGTTTCCTGAATGTGGAGCGCGTGGCGCGACGATTGGCTTTGGTGCCCGAGGAAGGAGCCGGTCTGCCCATCTACTTCCTGTCCTATCTGCAATCGCTGTTCATCTTGCGACCCGATAATCCCATATCCAAGGACGAACTCGAGAACAAACCCTTCGACTATAGCAAACTGGACACCTACGATATCCTAAACAGGGCCAG GTACCATGTGGATCGCAGCGACTTCTTGCAGGCGCTCAAGTACATGAATCTGCTGCAGGGTGCATCGCGCAAGATTGCCGGCGAGTGGATGAAGGAGGCTCGCCTCATGCTGGAGACCCAGCAGGCGGCCAACACCTTGATGGCCCACGCCGCTGCCAGCGGACTCTTGTATTTGTAG
- the LOC6607365 gene encoding MICOS complex subunit Mic60 isoform X1: MLPTRFPSKHKPKLSDQIRVARASEAKRTTSSTQDTCACACECGGWKRKQQHWPAIHPPALTQSSQLRTYWAIFNSRRRDLKFTVAEGAGARAEQDPSKINTMYRLAVRDQCKCALQRTLQQTTANNRQFGGSSSGSGSREQGRRQGEQQGQQGDQGYQGYQSLPPPPHMREAGFGKVVLFVSPLAAVGGVITYAKYDDDFRKLVEKNVPGAGSVIKVALQEEPPFKGITKNVNDQIDKVKSGIETVTSTVDSVTSKVTGLFGGGSGDDKSKKSKVEPLKANPAEETKPSKPSEVSQTQAKPVSKSEKPAAAAPTPAAKPKDNPLPRDVVELEKAIELSAQLAVKEYNVAIGVLKGFNDDVRKVVDKAVENGENSLWTTLKNRASARDTAVATAERAAREAQEKIVACEIALSAAATAQNAKKVEAVRDKIKKLVDHIGNVKDELYRHKDTASVSDKYWRNVEKARNYFIDEIESIFPGLSLADKKLNLSKEDLDLFILHAYTHVLAYQKELQRLQTDGELRLKRAIDSVRGDNDSEALRAQLEYHLEAERRKLAVENQKKIFHIHAESDKLLRLQLKKQAEAHADHIKDIVAQRETDLTRSFKRELEDKLATEKANYKLQLAAMLGKLRGMDAALAEIEDEFQERADAERTANQAQALWAACQALWASVRAATPGVHYKDRLRPLKNEINAIAKVAKGDDLVAAVLESVPKEAQERGVYPEDALRERFLNVERVARRLALVPEEGAGLPIYFLSYLQSLFILRPDNPISKDELENKPFDYSKLDTYDILNRARYHVDRSDFLQALKYMNLLQGASRKIAGEWMKEARLMLETQQAANTLMAHAAASGLLYL, from the exons ATGTTGCCGACACGTTTCCCATCAAAACACAAACCAAAATTGAGTGATCAAATTCGAGTGGCGCGGGCAAGCGAAGCGAAAAGGACGACGAGCAGCACGCAGGAcacgtgtgcgtgtgcgtgtgagtgtgGGGGATGGAAGAGGAAGCAGCAGCACTGGCCAGCCATTCACCCACCAGCGCTGACGCAGTCGAGCCAGCTTCGAACGTATTGGGCAATATTTAATTCACGCCGCCGGGACTTGAAATTTACGGTAGCcgaaggagcaggagcacgAGCAGAGCAGGATCCCAGCAAAATCAACACCATGTATCGGTTAGCGGTGCGAGATCAGTGCAAGTGCGCCCTGCAG CGTACGCTGCAGCAGACGACCGCAAACAACAGGCAATTTGGCGGAAGCAGCAGCGGAAGTGGCAGCCGGGAGCAGGGCAGGCGGCAGGGGGAACAGCAAGGACAGCAAGGCGATCAAGGATATCAAGGATACCAGAGCCTGCCTCCGCCACCGCATATGCGCGAAGCTGGCTTCGGCAAAGTGGTCCTATTCGTCTCACCTCTGGCAGCTGTCGGCGGAGTCATCACCTACGCCAA ATACGACGACGACTTCCGCAAGCTGGTGGAGAAGAATGTGCCCGGCGCAGGATCCGTCATCAAGGTGGCTCTGCAGGAGGAACCGCCATTCAAGGGCATCACCAAGAACGTCAACGATCAGATCGATAAGGTCAAGTCTGGCATCGAGACAGTGACGTCCACCGTAGACTCCGTTACCTCTAAGGTGACGGGCCTGTttggcggcggcagcggcgatGACAAGTCCAAGAAGTCCAAAGTGGAGCCCTTGAAGGCCAATCCAGCTGAGGAAACGAAACCCTCAAAGCCTAGCGAAGTCAGCCAGACTCAAGCGAAGCCAGTGTCGAAATCCGagaagccagcagcagcagcgcctaCGCCCGCCGCCAAGCCTAAGGATAATCCACTGCCCCGCGATGTTGTTGAGCTGGAGAAAGCCATCGAGCTGTCTGCTCAATTGGCCGTCAAGGAGTACAACGTCGCTATTGGCGTTTTGAAGGG GTTTAATGACGATGTCCGTAAGGTTGTAGACAAGGCCGTAGAGAATGGAGAGAACTCTCTTTGGACCACGCTAAAAAATCGCGCAAGTGCACGTGATACGGCAGTGGCTACGGCAGAGCGAGCAGCCCGTGAGGCTCAGGAGAAGATTG TCGCCTGCGAGATCGCCCTGAGTGCTGCGGCAACGGCCCAAAACGCAAAAAAAGTTGAGGCGGTGCGCGACAAGATCAAGAAGCTGGTGGACCACATTGGCAACGTCAAGGACGAGCTCTACCGGCACAAGGACACGGCCAGCGTGTCAGACAAGTACTGGCGCAATGTGGAGAAGGCGCGAAACTACTTCATTGACGAGATCGAGTCTATCTTCCCCGGCCTCAGTTTGGCGGATAAGAAACTTAATCTGTCAAAGGAGGACCTGGACTTGTTCATCCTGCACGCCTACACCCATGTCCTGGCCTACCAGAAGGAGCTGCAGCGCTTGCAAACCGATGGTGAGCTGCGCCTGAAGAGAGCTATTGACTCGGTTCGCGGCGACAACGATTCGGAGGCTTTGCGCGCCCAACTGGAATACCATTTGGAGGCCGAGCGGCGCAAGCTGGCCGTGGAAAATCAGAAGAAAATCTTCCACATCCACGCCGAGTCTGATAAGCTGTTGCGCCTGCAGCTTAAAAAACAAGCAGAGGCTCACGCCGATCACATAAAGGACATCGTGGCGCAGCGGGAGACCGATCTGACGCGAAGCTTTAAGCGTGAGCTTGAGGATAAGCTGGCGACTGAAAAGGCCAACTATAAGTTACAATTGGCCGCGATGCTCGGCAAGCTTCGCGGAATGGACGCGGCTCTGGCAG AGATAGAGGATGAGTTTCAAG AGCGTGCGGATGCAGAGCGTACTGCCAATCAGGCGCAGGCCCTTTGGGCCGCCTGCCAAGCTCTGTGGGCCTCCGTGCGCGCTGCCACTCCTGGCGTGCACTACAAGGACAGGTTGCGCCCGTTAAAGAACGAGATCAATGCCATTGCCAAGGTGGCTA AGGGTGACGACCTGGTGGCAGCTGTGCTGGAGAGTGTCCCGAAGGAGGCGCAGGAACGCGGTGTCTATCCAGAAGATGCGTTGCGCGAGCGTTTCCTGAATGTGGAGCGCGTGGCGCGACGATTGGCTTTGGTGCCCGAGGAAGGAGCCGGTCTGCCCATCTACTTCCTGTCCTATCTGCAATCGCTGTTCATCTTGCGACCCGATAATCCCATATCCAAGGACGAACTCGAGAACAAACCCTTCGACTATAGCAAACTGGACACCTACGATATCCTAAACAGGGCCAG GTACCATGTGGATCGCAGCGACTTCTTGCAGGCGCTCAAGTACATGAATCTGCTGCAGGGTGCATCGCGCAAGATTGCCGGCGAGTGGATGAAGGAGGCTCGCCTCATGCTGGAGACCCAGCAGGCGGCCAACACCTTGATGGCCCACGCCGCTGCCAGCGGACTCTTGTATTTGTAG
- the LOC6607366 gene encoding 39S ribosomal protein L35, mitochondrial → MLRTFVTSALRSVCRQSPAAASLIPLVQRTQRATLMTLSRPCLLPTPSLASPAHHQLLQLPGVLAATGTPSNTRNVTKFSLVKGKRKTVKAVLKRFKRLDWGAWIRTHSGRQKKLFKKSAALRRRLKQHVFTNATQSWLLDKMVTSYWRRPKHFINDPYKPYHSRNEYYATQSKTFKV, encoded by the exons ATGCTAAGAACTTTTGTGACAAGCG CGCTGCGAAGCGTTTGCCGCCAGTCGCCGGCTGCAGCTTCGTTGATTCCTCTGGTGCAGCGGACACAACGTGCCACTTTAATGACTCTATCCCGTCCATGCCTGTTGCCCACGCCATCACTGGCATCTCCTGCTCAtcaccagctcctccagctgccGGGAGTACTCGCTGCCACAGGAACACCATCAAACACACGCAACGTAACCAAGTTCTCGCTGGTGAAGGGTAAACGAAAGACCGTCAAAGCGGTACTGAAACGTTTTAAGCGCCTGGACTGGGGCGCCTGGATACGCACCCATTCCGGTCGCCAAAAGAAGCTCTTCAAGAAATCCGCAGCCTTACGACGCCGCCTAAAGCAGCACGTCTTCACCAATGCCACGCAGAGCTGGCTGCTGGACAAGATGGTCACCAGCTATTGGCGGCGCCCAAAGCATTTCATCAACGATCCCTATAAGCCCTATCACAGCCGCAACGAGTACTATGCCACACAGTCAAAGACCTTTAAGGTGTGA
- the LOC6607368 gene encoding fumarylacetoacetate hydrolase domain-containing protein 2: MQAARMRFVQYLRRGDLAKRLGLLSEDQKSLVEFAGLEGVPSDLKTLIAQDPNLEELAKKAEKQPRLEVNDDVTLLPPITDPGKIICIGLNYQDHCDEQNKPAPKEPMFFSKFNNALVGPQDNVIAHAASSKIDWEVELVCVIGKVARQVPKSQAMDYVFGYSVAQDISARDWQKERNGGQFLIGKSMDTFLPLGPAVVHKSLVPDVYNLNLKTWVNGVEKQNGNTGSLIFKLDDVINRLSQTITLLPGDIIVTGTPKGVGMHRTPPEFLQPGDVVQSEIVGLGKLCNKIVAP; the protein is encoded by the exons ATGCAAGCTGCCAGAATGAGGTTCGTTCAATACCTGCGAAGAGGTGACTTGGCCAAGCGACTTGGTCTGCTGTCCGAGGATCAAAAGTCGCTGGTGGAATTCGCCGGCTTGGAGGGTGTGCCCAGCGATCTGAAGACCCTGATTGCCCAGGATCCCAATCTGGAGGAATTGGCGAAGAAGGCGGAAAAGCAGCCGCGACTCGAGGTGAACGATGATGTCACCTTGCTGCCACCTATCACCGATCCCGGCAAGATCATCTGCATTG GTCTGAACTACCAAGACCACTGCGATGAGCAGAACAAGCCGGCCCCCAAGGAACCCATGTTCTTTAGCAAGTTCAACAATGCCCTTGTGGGTCCTCAAGATAATGTCATCGCTCATGCGGCCAGCAGC AAAATCGATTGGGAGGTTGAGCTGGTCTGTGTCATTGGCAAGGTCGCCCGCCAGGTGCCCAAATCCCAGGCCATGGACTATGTCTTCGGGTACTCGGTGGCCCAGGATATCTCCGCCCGCGACTGGCAGAAGGAACGCAACGGTGGTCAGTTCCTTATAGGCAAGTCGATGGACACTTTCCTGCCGCTGGGACCGGCTGTGGTGCACAAGAGTCTGGTGCCGGATGTTTACAACTTGAATCTGAAAACCTGGGTCAACGGCGTGGAGAAGCAGAACGGCAATACCGGCAGTCTGATCTTCAAGCTGGACGATGTGATCAATCGTCTGTCGCAGACCATTACCCTGCTGCCCGGCGACATCATAGTCACCGGAACGCCCAAGGGCGTGGGCATGCATCGCACTCCGCCGGAATTCCTCCAGCCCGGTGATGTCGTACAGTCGGAGATTGTTGGATTGGGCAAGCTGTGCAACAAGATTGTGGCCCCCTAG
- the LOC6607369 gene encoding cytochrome c-type heme lyase produces the protein MGNTAITRVQMEATKSVPVDHAKYTSGGGAPPPECPMHQKHGDAKSASAVPPHPKMQAASECPVQHDNSDVNPLNMMPPANQQPAADQPFPLPTDRQTSTIPKVTEDGSVQFWQYPSQQMFWNAMLRKGWRWKTEDVSQKDMGDIIRIHNANNEQAWQEVLKWEALHAKECGNPRLKSFGGKAKDFSPRARFRSWLGYELPFDRHDWIVDRCGKDVRYVIDYYDGGLVDKDYRFALLDVRPAMDSVDNVWDRMRVAYMRWRYELFEKFGSADGGKVTAGSD, from the exons ATGGGCAATACAGCTATCACCCGAGTGCAAATGGAGGCCACGAAGAGTGTGCCGGTGGACCACGCCAAGTACACGAGCGGCGGTGGTGCCCCGCCACCAGAATGCCCCATGCATCAGAAGCATGGAGATGCAAAATCGGCCTCCGCCGTGCCCCCACATCCCAAGATGCAGGCCGCTTCCGAGTGTCCGGTGCAGCACGACAACAGCGACGTTAATCCGCTGAATATGATGCCACCGGCAAACCAACAGCCGGCGGCAGATCAGCCCTTCCCACTGCCCACCGACCGCCAGACGTCGACCATTCCCAAAGTCACCGAGGATGGCAGCGTTCAATTCTGGCAGTATCCCAGCCAACAGATGTTCTGGAACGCCATGCTTCGCAAGGGCTGGCGCTGGAAGACCGAGGACGTATCGCAAAAGGACATGGGCGACATCATACGCATCCACAATGCCAACAACGAGCAGGCCTGGCAGGAGGTTCTCAAGTGGGAGGCGCTCCACGCCAAGGAATGTGGCAATCCGCGCCTCAAGAGCTTCGGTGGCAAGGCCAAGGACTTCAGTCCGCGCGCTCGATTCCGCAGCTGGCTGGG ATACGAGCTGCCATTCGATAGGCATGACTGGATAGTCGATCGCTGTGGCAAGGATGTGCGCTACGTCATTGACTACTACGACGGTGGACTGGTGGACAAGGACTACCGCTTTGCCCTGCTGGACGTGCGCCCAGCCATGGACTCCGTGGACAACGTTTGGGACAGAATGCGCGTAGCTTACATGCGCTGGAGGTACGAGCTGTTCGAGAAGTTTGGCAGCGCGGATGGCGGCAAAGTGACCGCTGGTAGCGACTAG